The proteins below come from a single Stomoxys calcitrans chromosome 1, idStoCalc2.1, whole genome shotgun sequence genomic window:
- the LOC106092069 gene encoding SUMO-activating enzyme subunit 2 has product MAAFLDGVLPATLQEKIKSSKLLVVGAGGIGCEILKNLVLSGFPEIEIIDLDTIDLSNLNRQFLFHREHVGKSKSQVARESALQFNPDVKIKAYHDSIMATDYGVNFFKKFDVVLNALDNRAARNHVNRMCLNAEVPLIESGTAGYNGQVELIKKGLTQCYECTPKATQKSFPGCTIRNTPSEPIHCIVWAKHLFNQLFGETVDDEDISPDVADPEAKSEVEESSNGDGEKKIDETVPDDGNVVRVNTRQWAKDNNYDAATLFNKFFYDDIKYLLSMSNLWKTRKPPTPIKWDSILLKQDELDTSFVRQYHKIWSLAECAVVFSDCLKNLKVNLEKLEEGDSLVWDKDDQPAMDFVAACANIRGYIFDILRKSRFEVKSMAGNIIPAIATTNAITAGVVVLQTFKVLQNELDKCKSVYMRLRPNPRQQLLVPEKFLTPPNPNCYVCAADPAIHLRVDTKKMHIKEFRDEVLIKTLNMVNPDVIVDAKGVVVISSEEGETECNEGKLLSDMDIVDGVLLKCDDFFQNYELSIIIVHMDAERDDTMFEVIADPNQLKPKEENAENVKSTGKDNGNDASDGPSTSKKARINDVDDDDDLCVIEDDDDDPSIPRNAENATAEEVIKATDKLRVQSPEKSVATKRKTTTIDDDITEILDSDDEDGPTQSKRTRTSEPETGIINID; this is encoded by the exons ATGGCTGCTTTCTTGGATGGAGTTTTACCTGCAACATTGCAAGAGAAAATAAAGAGTTCCAAACTACTCGTAGTTGGAGCTGGAGGAATAGGTTGTgagattttaaaaaatttggtgcTGTCTGGTTTTCCCGAAATTGAAATA ATCGACTTGGACACAATTGATTTAAGCAATCTTAATCGCCAATTTTTGTTCCACCGCGAACATGTGGGAAAGTCGAAATCACAGGTAGCAAGGGAGAGTGCTTTGCAATTTAATCCTGATGTCAAAATAAAGGCTTATCACGATAGTATTATGGC GACCGATTACGGTGTAAATTTTTTCAAGAAATTCGATGTTGTTCTCAATGCTCTTGACAATCGCGCCGCTCGCAACCACGTTAATCGGATGTGTTTGAATGCAGAGGTACCTTTGATAGAGAGTGGAACAGCTGGCTATAATGGTCAAGTAGAATTGATTAAGAAAGGGCTAACTCAATGCTACGAATGCACACCCAAAGCTACCCAGAAGAGTTTCCCTGGTTgtacaattcgaaatacacccTCTGAACCAATACATTGTATTGTGTGGGCAAAACATCTTTTCAA TCAACTTTTTGGTGAAACTGTAGATGATGAGGACATTTCTCCGGACGTTGCCGATCCCGAAGCCAAATCCGAAGTTGAAGAAAGTTCTAACGGTGATGGTGAGAAGAAAATTGATGAAACAGTTCCTGACGATGGCAATGTGGTTCGCGTTAACACACGCCAATGGGCGAAAGACAACAATTATGATGCTGCGACATTGTTCAACAAATTTTTCTACGATGACATAAAATACCTTTTGTCCATGTCGAATTTGTGGAAGACACGTAAGCCACCAACTCCCATTAAATGGGATAGTATCCTTCTGAAGCAAGATGAACTTGATACTAGTTTTGTTCGCCAATACCATAAAATTTGGTCATTGGCTGAATGTGCAGTAGTATTTTCCGATTGTTTGAAAAATCTTAAagtaaatttggaaaaattggaGGAAGGAGATTCTTTGGTCTGGGATAAAGATGACCAACCCGCTATGGACTTTGTGGCTGCCTGTGCCAATATTCGCGGTTACATATTTGACATATTGAGAAAATCACGTTTCGAAGTTAAGTCTATGGCTGGTAATATCATACCCGCAATAGCTACCACAAACGCAATTACTGCCGGCGTGGTGGTATTGCAAACGTTTAAGGTTTTGCAAAATGAACTAGATAAGTGCAAGTCAGTGTACATGCGTCTGCGTCCGAATCCTCGTCAGCAATTATTAGTACCCGAAAAATTTCTTACCCCACCGAATCCAAACTGCTACGTATGTGCCGCAGATCCAGCCATACACTTACGTGTCGATACAAAAAAGATGCATATAAAGGAATTTAGAGATGAAGTTCTCATAAAAACATTGAATATGGTCAACCCCGATGTCATCGTAGATGCCAAAGGTGTTGTCGTCATTTCTTCTGAAGAAGGCGAAACTGAATGCAATGAAGGCAAGCTACTGTCCGATATGGATATTGTGGAtggagttttattaaaatgtgatgacttcttccaaaattatgaacTTAGCATTATAATTGTTCATATGGACGCAGAGCGCGACGACACAATGTTTGAAGTAATAGCCGATCCTAATCAGCTTAAGCCGAAGGAAGAAAATGCTGAAAATGTAAAATCTACGGGAAAAGACAACGGAAACGATGCGTCGGATGGACCTTCTACTTCGAAGAAGGCTCGCAtcaatgatgttgatgatgatgacgacttGTGTGTAATTGAGGACGATGACGACGATCCATCTATTCCAAGAAACGCCGAAAACGCTACTGCTGAAGAAGTGATCAAAGCGACAGATAAACTAAGAGTACAAAGCCCCGAAAAATCTGTAGCTACAAAACGTAAAACTACCACTATCGACGATGATATTACAGAAATTTTAGACTCTGACGATGAAGATGGTCCCACTCAATCCAAGCGTACGCGAACATCAGAGCCAGAGACAGGCATTATTAATATCGATTAA